The Chthoniobacterales bacterium nucleotide sequence GCGTTGGCGTGGCGGTTGCTGTTGCTGTTGCTGTTGGCGTTGGCGTCGGCGTCGGCGTCGGCGTCGGCGTCGACTCGACCAGAAAAACATTTCGGATCGATTCGGTGATGCTCTCGCAGCAGCTATAGGCCCCACTCCGATAATAGCCGCGCGCGCGAATGTAAATGTTTTGTCCAGCGGGAAGGTTCAAACCGGTCAGCACCCAGTTACCGTCATCGACCGACCCGTGGCCGAGAAAAATGTAGTTCACACTATCACTCGACGACTCAAAAGTGACCCGCGTGAGATTCGGGCTTGAGCCGGCAAGCGTCCAGGTAACGACAGTTTGGGAAACAACCAGATTTTGCAATGCGGCGGTGTCGTTGGTGAGACGGGCCATGAAATTGCGGGTCTGCCCGCCGATCGCTTGGAAAACGCCGCCCACCAAAATTTTGCCGTCTGCCTGCATGGCGATTGAAGAGACACGGGCGTCCGGGTTGGGATCGAACGAATCAGCCAAGCCGTTCGTGCCATCAAGCCGCGCCAAATAATTACGCTTCTGGCCGCCAATCGCGTTAGCCCCGGAGAACAATCCCGCCGCTAGCACTCTGTTATCGGACTGCAATACCGTTGAAATCACGACGTCGCTCGCGTTTGGATTGAAAGAATCGGCCAGGCCGGTCGTGCCATCGAGCCTCGCGATGTGGTTGCGCAGCTCTCCGCCCACGGCGATGAACTCACCGGTCACCAAAATTCTACCATCCGGCTGCCCTGTGACTGAATACACCCAGCCGGTCGAGTTCGGGTCAAATGAATCAACCAGGCCGGTCTCGCTCTCGAGCCGGGCAATGCGGTTGCGCATTTGTCCACCGACGCTGGTGAATCCGCCACCGAGGCAAATCTTCCCACTTACCTGCAGCGCGATTGAAATCACAGGGGCATCCACTGCCGGGTTGAAGGAATCAACAGACCCGCTTGCGGGATCGAGTCGTGCGATCGAATTGCGCCAGACCGGCCATCCTTCGATGGGCGTAAGGCTCGAAAACATCCCGTTGATAAGAATCTTTCCATCCGGCTGGACCGTGATCGCATAGACAGCGCCATTCAGATTCGGATTGAACGAATCAGCGAGCCCGGTGACGGGATCGAGGCGGGCCATGCGGTTGCGCGTTTGCCCACCGATGCTGTTCGCGCCATTGAAAGGGCCCCCCACCAAAATCTTGCCGTCCGCTTGCAGCGCGATAGCATAAACTGGATAGTTCGCGTTAGGGTCGAAAGCTGTATCAAGCGTCCCGTCCGTATTCAATCGGGCAATGTTGTTGCGCGGCACGCCCAAGACACTGGTAAAGCTGCCGCCGATAAGAATCTTGCCATCCGGCTGAACAGCGGTGGCGAAAACGGCGTCGCCCACAATGCCGAGATCGAGGGTTTGATCGAGCCGGCCGTCCTTTTCGACCCGGGCGATCCGGTTACGCGGCACCATCGCTCCTCCGTTCGGCGCGAGAGTGGTAAAATTACCGCCCACCAAGACTTTACCGTCTGCCTGCACCGCTACTGCTAAAGCCGGAGCAATCACGCCCGCATTCGGGTCGAAGGAATCAGCCGCTCCGGTAATCGGATCGATCCGGGCGATGCCGTTGCGCGTCAGCCCGCCCATGCTGTTGGGCCCGTAGAAAAAGCCAGCCACGAGAATCTTGCCGTCCGCCTGCACGGCCATGGAAACGACGCTGCTATTTGGGCTCGGGTTAAACGAATCTGCGAGGCCAGTCACGGGATCGAGCCGGGCCAGGCAACGTCGCGCCTGACCGCCGATGTTGAAGAAATTACCGCCCACCAAAATCTGGCCGTCGGCCTGCAACGCGAGGGAATAGACATGATCGTCCGCGTTCGGATTCCACGAATCGGGCAGTCCGGACGTGGGGTCGATCCGCGCGATATGATTGCGGGTCTGGCTGCCGATGGTCCTGAAAATGCCCCCGATTAACATCTTGCCGTCGGGCTGGACCACGAGTGAATAGACGGGATCACTCGCGTTTGGATTGAAGTTGTCGGCCAATCCGGTCGTCGCGTCGAGCCGGGCGATGTAGTTACGTGACTGACCGCCGATGGTGAGAAAATAGCCGCCGGCCAAAATCTTGCCGTCAGCCTGCACCGCGATGGAAAGGACAGTATTGTTCGCATTCGGATCGAATGAATCCGCCAACCCGGTTGCAGGATCCAGCCGGGCGATGCGATTGCGCGGCTGTCCCCCGATGTTGGTAAAACCTCCACCTACCAAAATCTTGCCGTCCGCCTGAACCACGATGGAATCGACCCCGCTCCCGACGCCGCCACTGTTGGCGTTCGGGTTGAAAGCCGAATCCAAGGTGCCGTCCGGGTTAAGGCGAGCGATCCCATTCCGTGTCACTGTCCCCGCTCCGTTCGGTGCGAGCGTGGTAAAACCACCACCGAGCAGGATCTTCCCATCCGCCTGGACGGCAATAGCGCGGACAAGGCCGTTGGCATTCGGATCGAATCCATCAAGGGCGGATTGCGCCGCCGCTCTTTCGGAACCGAGCACCCCGAGAACAGCCAAAACGCCAATCGCGCCCAGGCGCCATGGGAGATGCCGGCTAATACGAGAATAGGGCGGTCGGTGGATGCTCAAAGCGTGGGACTTAGGAGAAGCCCCTCTTGCTCAAGCAGCTTCGGTGCTCAAACCGCCCTGAAGCCGCAGCCGACCTCCGCGTCTCGCTGAACGACTTCGAGCTAACTAGAAGTGCCTAATGCCGCCCCGTCCGCTCCAGGAGCAGCTCCCACCAGGCGCGATTGGCCGCATATCAATCGATGTTCGAATTGAGCCCTTCCTTGAAATTGTGGAGCGGGTTACGGAAGAAAATAAACCTCAACGGTTCCAATGCCTGTGGTTTCAGGTTTCCCGCGCAGCTGGGCCGTGTATTGGCCGGACGGGATCCTCTGAATAACGGCTGCTTCGAGATTGTTACTCGGCTGAAGTCCGGTCGCCTCTAGCTCTGCCTTCTGGTTCGTCATCCAATCGTCATTCTCCAGGATGACGATGCCGTTTTGATCCCTTACCTGAAGTGTCGTGTCGGGCAGCGCGTTCGTGATGCCGAACGCTTCCAGGGAAGGCCCGATCGCGCGCACAACCGCTCTGACCGATCCATTTTGGACGATAAAGCCGGCGATCATCAGTTTGTCCCCCGGTTGCACAAGACCGCGAGTAGCAATGTTGACGAGCTGCGCCGGTGAGGCGGCGCTCAGATCGTAGGCGTCAAGAACGCCAGTCCCGGTTGTGTTTCCGACGCCGCGGACAACGGCTGTGTAACTGCCGGGCGTGAGATCCGCGATGATTGCTGATTCCAGATCATCACTCGGCGCCAGGCCGCTCCCACTAATCTCCGCGAATTGATCGCCCGGGATAAGGCCGCCGATCTGGGTGATTTTCCAATTGTTGTTCGTCGCCACGGTGGCGCCGCTCGAATCGTGAACCTCTAACACAGGATTGGCCAGCGCGTCGCTGATTCCAAACGGAAGGAGCGAAGGCCCGATCGCGCGCACCAGGATCCTCTTTGCCGATCCCTGCGGCCCTTGAACGATAAAGCCTTCGATCAATGCATCGTCACCGTGACCGACTGGTAAGCGCGTCGAGACATTTCCAATCATTCCCCGAGCAGGCGTGGGAGTTGCCGTGGCTGTAGCGGTTGCCGTTGCCGTAGGAGTTGCAGTCACGGTCGCCGTCGCCGTGGGCGTTGCGGTCGGCGTCGCAGTTGCCGCCGCAGTTGCCGTCGCCGTCGCAGTCGCAGTCGCGGTTGCAGTTGGCGTCGCAGTCGGCGTTGTCGTCGGAGTCGCGGTCGCTGTTGCTGTGGGCGTCGCAGTAGTTGTTGCGGTCGGAACCGCGGTTGCCGTTGCCGTCGGAGTCGCAGTCGCGGTTGCAGTTGGCGTCGCAGTCGCCGTTGCCGTCGGCGTCGCAGTCGCGGTTGCCGTCGCAGTCGCGGTTGCAGTTGGCGTCGCAGTCGGCGTTGTCGTCGGAGTCGCTGTCGCCGTCGCAGTCGCGGTTGCAGTTGGCGTCGCAGTCGCCGTTGCCGTCGGAGTCGCGGTCGCCGTTGCAGTCGGAGTCGCGGTCGCCGTTGCAGTTGGCGTCGCAGTCGCCGTTGCAGTTGGCGTCGCCGTTGCCGTGGGAGTGGCAGTCGCGGTTGCTGTCGGCGTGGCGGTCGGCGTTGGGGAGGAGGAAATCGTACCGAGCTCGAACGCGCCGATGTCGACCGTGGTATTTACAATACGCGGATATCCAGCACCTCGCTGGTCGGCAAACGACGGCCCAATGAATGGTGGAGTTGTAATTGCGGAATTATCTCCAGCGTCAAGCGCTGGGCTGCTGGCAAGGAGCGACCGCGTCAGGGTGAGGCCACCATTGTCGGCCAGCGGCGCCAGGAGTGGATCAACCGGTGAAACGGTCGTCCCAATCTTGTTGCCGTTGGTTCCATCGATCGCGCCCGTCAGGCTCGAACCGTCGCCGATCAAATTAAAGCTGCTACTCTGGTCAATACTTCCAAAAATGTCCGGCCCCTGGCTTGCGATTCCGCCGGCTACGATTGTGTTTCGCAAAGTCACTGTCCCGGTCTCGACATAAAGGCCGCCTCCTTGCGCGGACGTGCTGATTGAGTTGCCGTCACCGCCAGTTCCGGCGGCCGCATTATTCGCTATCGTGCAGTTGATCGTGCTGAGCGCTCCCCAAAGGTGCGCGATTCCGCCTCCGCGCCCGGGGTTTCCGACGTTTGTCGAGGAGCCGCCGGTCGCCGAGTTGCCGCTGATCGTGCTATTGACCAACGTCATGGACGCGTCGGAATAGGTATTTACCGCTCTATAGATAGCGCCGCCGCTTCCCTCTTCGCCGAAACCGCCATTCTGTCCGGTCGGCGAGGGACCCGCTTTCCCACCCAGAACGAAGTTGCCGCTAAACGTGCAATTGGAGATTGAAGCCGTTCGGCTGCCGTAATAGAGACCCCCGCCCTGAGCTTTTTTTCCGCCGCCCCCGGTGCCGCCGATTGTCCCACCCGAACCGCCATTTCCGGCCATGGCCGTGTTGTCGCTGATCGAAGAATCGACCAGGGTTACTTGCGGAGCAAAGGGACGCAGACCCGCTCCGGACGCCGCTCCTCCGTCGCCGCCATTGTAAGCGGTGGTATCGCCGTTGCCGCCATTGCCGGCCTGGATGGTATTGCCCATGATTTGGGAGTTTAGAATTGTGCAGCTGGACCCGAAGCCTTGATAAATACCGCCGCCAAACGCGCCCCCGCCGGTATTACCAGATTGAGCACCATCCGCTCCGTCGCCGCCGAAGATAGTGTTCCCCTCGATCCGACAATTAGTCATCGTCAGATTATCGACCTGATAAATGCCCGCGCCGTATCCGGTGCCACCGGCGGCGTAGGCGGAGTTAGCGGGATGGCCCTTCCCGCCGATGATCGAGTTGCCACTCACAACCGTGTTGGTCAAACTCAGTGGACCAAAGCTATAAACGCCGGCACCATAACCGCCGGTGCTCGAGCTATTCGCCGTGGCGTCAGCGCCAACCAATGAATTACCCGCGATGACACAATCCTGAATCGTTAAGGTCGTGGCCCAGCTATAAATTCCCGCCCCTTCGGCGGCCGCGCCGGCTATGCGCCCGCCACGGACTGTCAGGCCCGAGAGATTGACCGTGAGCTTGCTGAAGTCGCTGTAGATTTTGAAAACCCGTCCAGCGTTGTTTCCATCCACCGCAAGAACGGAGGCACCCGGTCCGTGAACGGTCAGGTCTTTATTGATGAGGAGTTCTCCACTCGTGAGAGTGATGATCCCGGTCACATTTGGCGCAAATTCGATGGTCGCCCCCGACGTCGCGCTGACGATAATCTGCCGCAGCGAACCCGGACTGTTGTCGTCGGTATTGGTAACGGTGAGCACCGCAGGCGGCGACGGAGCCGGCGCACCGCCCAGCTCGAAAGCGCCCATGTCGCTCAAAAAGGAGCGAGTGAAGTTCCGTTGATCGGTCGCCGGCGCATTCGCGTCGCCCCCGCGATTGTAGGGCGGGCTGCCAGGAAAAATTGCGCGCGTCCACGTGCGTCCGCCGTTGTCCTTCAAAACGTCCAGTTGCGGGTTTCTGTTGCGGATATCGCCCAGGGCATTTAGAGCGCCCCCAGGACCAGTTCCTGTGTCTCCTCCGGCGGCATCATCACTAATGTTGTGTCCTTTCGAAGTAACGGTGCCGCTTAGGTTTTCTCCCGCGCTCCCGCGCTGAAAGATTGTGTTCGCCGTGGTCAACCCGACGCCGTAAAAGGCCCCGCCGCGCACGGCTGAGTTTCCGCCGAACGTGCAGTTCGTCACGGAAGGAGTTCCCACCGCGCTATAAAGGCCGCCCCCGTCCGCGGTCGCGGAGTTGTTATCGAAAGTGGAATTGGTGATTTCGAGCAGGCCCTGGTTAAAAACCGCGCCGCCAAGGCTCGCGGAATTGCCGGTAAAGGTGCAGTTGAGCACGGCCATATTCCGGCCGTTCCACACCGCCCCGCCGCTGTTGGCGTGATTCCCGGAGAACGTGCAATTGCGCAGGGTCAAAAAGGCATTGGCCCAGACGGCGCCTCCTGTTGAGTAATTGCCATTACTAATATTGATGCCGGCCACAAGGACCCACGGACTGGTGAAATTATCGCCTATCGTAAAAGCGCGGCCGCCAGCTTGAACGGTGATCGCCTCATCACCGCTGCGATCGTTCAGGATAACGACGTTAGAAAGAATCGTGGGCAACGGGGTTCCCAGCATGATGACATGCGGGCCCGTGCCCGGGATATCAAAGACAATTATGTCGTCCTCAGAACTGAGGTTGGCTCTGTCAATGGCGTTGCGAAGTGATCCAATACTGGAACTGCTGGTGTTAGTGACCGTAAACGTCGCGGCGCTTAAAGAGCTGGCTCCGAGGAAAAGCGCAGGAAAAAAGGCGCAAAAAAAACGCCCCGCGAGGGACCTGGGGCGTACGGCAGAATTCATCTCCCCGCGTGATGCAGGAACAATGCCCGCCGGCAGGAAAACGGGTAACAACGCTTGCCAAGAAGAACCTAATGCCTCCCGGTCCGTGCGAGGAGCGGTTCCCACCAGGCGCGATTCGCCGCATACCAATCGATCGTCGATTCAAGGCCTTCCTTGAAATTGTGGAGCGGCTTCCACTTCAGTTCGCGTTTCGCGAAGGAAGAGTCGATCGCGTAACGGCGGTCGTGACCGAGACGGTCGGTGACGAACGAAATCAAAGTCTCGGGTTTTCCCAGCTTGCGCAGGATTGCTTTCACCGTGTCGAGGTTCGGCATCTCGCTGTCGCCGCCGAAATTGTAAGTCGCCCCGGGCTTCCCTTCGAAAAGCGCCGCGACGATTCCGGCGCAATGGTCCTCCACGTGAATCCAGTCGCGCACATTCATGCCGTCGCCATACACTGGCAGTTTGTCGTCACGCATGGCGTTGATGATCATGAGCGGGATCAACTTTTCCGGGAATTGATACGGCCCGTAGTTGTTCGAACAGCGCGTCACGATCACTTCCTGGCCAAATGTTTTGTGGCAGGCCAGCGCCAACAGGTCGGCTCCGGCTTTGCTCGCGGAATAGGGCGAGCTCGGCTCGAGCGGTGATTGTTCCGTGAATTTCCCGGTTTCCCCGAGCGAGCCATAGACCTCGTCAGTCGAAACCTGCATGAAGCGCTGGACGCCATGGCGCCGCGCGGCGTCCAGTAAAACACTGGTGCCGACGACGTTAGTATGAATGAAATTCTGGGGATCGTTGATGCTGCGATCGACATGCGATTCCGCGGCGAAGTTGATCACCGCATAAAACCGGTGCTCGGTCATGAGCGCGTCCATCTGGTCGGAATTCGCGATATCGGCTTTGAAAAATTCGTAGCGCTCGCCATGTTCCTCCGCGACTCCGTCCAGGTTCGCGAGATTTCCGGCATAGGTGAGCACGTCGACGTTGCTCACGGACGCGGGCTTGTAATGTTCCAAAATATACCGAATAAAGTTGCTCCCGATGAATCCACAGCCACCGGTTACGAGAATGCGCATCGCTGCGGTTACTAGCAGCGGAGCGGAGGCCGCGCCAGCGGTTTCTCCCACCCTTGGGGCCAGGCTCGACGACCTGGTAAAACGAGCCGGCAGGGTCGATTGGACTCCCTGGGCAATCGTCGCTCTCGGCGCCTTTCTTCGGCTCCTTCTGCTCGGGATCAAACCGCCCCATTTCGATGAAGGCATCAATGGCTGGTTCGTCGACCAGATGGTGAAAAACGGCTTCTACCGTTACGACCCGACCAATTATCACGGCCCGCTCCATTTCTACATTCTCTTCCTGGCCCAAACTCTTCTGG carries:
- a CDS encoding delta-60 repeat domain-containing protein: MSIHRPPYSRISRHLPWRLGAIGVLAVLGVLGSERAAAQSALDGFDPNANGLVRAIAVQADGKILLGGGFTTLAPNGAGTVTRNGIARLNPDGTLDSAFNPNANSGGVGSGVDSIVVQADGKILVGGGFTNIGGQPRNRIARLDPATGLADSFDPNANNTVLSIAVQADGKILAGGYFLTIGGQSRNYIARLDATTGLADNFNPNASDPVYSLVVQPDGKMLIGGIFRTIGSQTRNHIARIDPTSGLPDSWNPNADDHVYSLALQADGQILVGGNFFNIGGQARRCLARLDPVTGLADSFNPSPNSSVVSMAVQADGKILVAGFFYGPNSMGGLTRNGIARIDPITGAADSFDPNAGVIAPALAVAVQADGKVLVGGNFTTLAPNGGAMVPRNRIARVEKDGRLDQTLDLGIVGDAVFATAVQPDGKILIGGSFTSVLGVPRNNIARLNTDGTLDTAFDPNANYPVYAIALQADGKILVGGPFNGANSIGGQTRNRMARLDPVTGLADSFNPNLNGAVYAITVQPDGKILINGMFSSLTPIEGWPVWRNSIARLDPASGSVDSFNPAVDAPVISIALQVSGKICLGGGFTSVGGQMRNRIARLESETGLVDSFDPNSTGWVYSVTGQPDGRILVTGEFIAVGGELRNHIARLDGTTGLADSFNPNASDVVISTVLQSDNRVLAAGLFSGANAIGGQKRNYLARLDGTNGLADSFDPNPDARVSSIAMQADGKILVGGVFQAIGGQTRNFMARLTNDTAALQNLVVSQTVVTWTLAGSSPNLTRVTFESSSDSVNYIFLGHGSVDDGNWVLTGLNLPAGQNIYIRARGYYRSGAYSCCESITESIRNVFLVESTPTPTPTPTPTPTATATATATPTLTATPTPTATATPTAAPTPTAVPSATPTPIVSPSPTPAATPGSLGNISSRLRVLTGDNALIGGMIVTGTANKKVIIRAIGPTLNEFGVSGALQDPTLELYQGSALITSNDDWRQSPQQAEILNSGLAPGKDAEAAIIATLTPNQGYTAVVRGKDGTTGVGIVEAFDLEQGSASKLGNISTRGFVDVDDNVMIAGLIMGPSNGTSAKVLVRALGPTLGDFGVQGFLANPTLDLVNSSGTVIRSNNDWKDDAQQRALIEAAGLAPSHDEEAVLVQTVPPGAYTAIVRGNNRATGVGLVEVYNIQ
- a CDS encoding right-handed parallel beta-helix repeat-containing protein; its protein translation is MLGTPLPTILSNVVILNDRSGDEAITVQAGGRAFTIGDNFTSPWVLVAGINISNGNYSTGGAVWANAFLTLRNCTFSGNHANSGGAVWNGRNMAVLNCTFTGNSASLGGAVFNQGLLEITNSTFDNNSATADGGGLYSAVGTPSVTNCTFGGNSAVRGGAFYGVGLTTANTIFQRGSAGENLSGTVTSKGHNISDDAAGGDTGTGPGGALNALGDIRNRNPQLDVLKDNGGRTWTRAIFPGSPPYNRGGDANAPATDQRNFTRSFLSDMGAFELGGAPAPSPPAVLTVTNTDDNSPGSLRQIIVSATSGATIEFAPNVTGIITLTSGELLINKDLTVHGPGASVLAVDGNNAGRVFKIYSDFSKLTVNLSGLTVRGGRIAGAAAEGAGIYSWATTLTIQDCVIAGNSLVGADATANSSSTGGYGAGVYSFGPLSLTNTVVSGNSIIGGKGHPANSAYAAGGTGYGAGIYQVDNLTMTNCRIEGNTIFGGDGADGAQSGNTGGGAFGGGIYQGFGSSCTILNSQIMGNTIQAGNGGNGDTTAYNGGDGGAASGAGLRPFAPQVTLVDSSISDNTAMAGNGGSGGTIGGTGGGGKKAQGGGLYYGSRTASISNCTFSGNFVLGGKAGPSPTGQNGGFGEEGSGGAIYRAVNTYSDASMTLVNSTISGNSATGGSSTNVGNPGRGGGIAHLWGALSTINCTIANNAAAGTGGDGNSISTSAQGGGLYVETGTVTLRNTIVAGGIASQGPDIFGSIDQSSSFNLIGDGSSLTGAIDGTNGNKIGTTVSPVDPLLAPLADNGGLTLTRSLLASSPALDAGDNSAITTPPFIGPSFADQRGAGYPRIVNTTVDIGAFELGTISSSPTPTATPTATATATPTATATPTATATATPTATATATPTATATATPTATATATPTATATATATATPTTTPTATPTATATATATATATPTATATATPTATATATPTATATAVPTATTTATPTATATATPTTTPTATPTATATATATATATAAATATPTATPTATATVTATPTATATATATATPTPARGMIGNVSTRLPVGHGDDALIEGFIVQGPQGSAKRILVRAIGPSLLPFGISDALANPVLEVHDSSGATVATNNNWKITQIGGLIPGDQFAEISGSGLAPSDDLESAIIADLTPGSYTAVVRGVGNTTGTGVLDAYDLSAASPAQLVNIATRGLVQPGDKLMIAGFIVQNGSVRAVVRAIGPSLEAFGITNALPDTTLQVRDQNGIVILENDDWMTNQKAELEATGLQPSNNLEAAVIQRIPSGQYTAQLRGKPETTGIGTVEVYFLP
- the rfbB gene encoding dTDP-glucose 4,6-dehydratase, with the protein product MRILVTGGCGFIGSNFIRYILEHYKPASVSNVDVLTYAGNLANLDGVAEEHGERYEFFKADIANSDQMDALMTEHRFYAVINFAAESHVDRSINDPQNFIHTNVVGTSVLLDAARRHGVQRFMQVSTDEVYGSLGETGKFTEQSPLEPSSPYSASKAGADLLALACHKTFGQEVIVTRCSNNYGPYQFPEKLIPLMIINAMRDDKLPVYGDGMNVRDWIHVEDHCAGIVAALFEGKPGATYNFGGDSEMPNLDTVKAILRKLGKPETLISFVTDRLGHDRRYAIDSSFAKRELKWKPLHNFKEGLESTIDWYAANRAWWEPLLARTGRH